In Halorubellus sp. JP-L1, one DNA window encodes the following:
- a CDS encoding HalOD1 output domain-containing protein: MSDTGSDDVFHRQLQTDVREPAEQVAEHVANIAGEEVTDLESTWECFDHLLDEIFQDPPAPDAQVQVTFTYEGYRITVEQDGHATFVPVGDPPT, from the coding sequence ATGAGCGACACTGGGTCAGACGACGTCTTCCATCGACAGCTCCAGACGGACGTCCGCGAACCGGCCGAACAGGTGGCCGAACACGTCGCGAACATCGCCGGCGAGGAGGTGACGGACCTCGAGAGCACGTGGGAGTGCTTCGACCACCTCCTCGACGAGATCTTCCAGGATCCGCCTGCCCCCGACGCGCAGGTACAGGTGACGTTCACGTACGAGGGCTACCGCATCACCGTCGAGCAGGACGGGCACGCGACGTTCGTTCCCGTCGGCGACCCGCCGACGTGA
- a CDS encoding N-acetyltransferase — MTVRAATRVDLPTIRVLQTHLPEPVEDLFADGLPGGVTVVAVPDRAPETDGSDGIDGSAYTAPVGYVHAYDTGYVSELVVAPANRGRGHGRALLSRALSELRSRGVAAATLEVAADNDRARSLYEDLGFEVAARHPGRYESGDGLRMTRSLGLA; from the coding sequence GTGACCGTCCGCGCCGCCACTCGCGTCGACTTGCCGACGATCCGCGTCCTCCAGACGCACCTCCCGGAGCCGGTCGAGGACCTGTTCGCGGACGGCCTCCCGGGTGGCGTCACGGTCGTCGCCGTCCCCGATCGAGCGCCCGAGACGGACGGATCCGACGGTATCGACGGGAGCGCGTACACCGCTCCGGTCGGGTACGTGCACGCGTACGACACCGGGTACGTGTCCGAGCTCGTGGTCGCGCCCGCCAACCGCGGCCGCGGGCACGGTCGTGCGCTCCTCTCGCGTGCGCTCTCGGAACTGCGCTCGCGCGGCGTCGCGGCGGCGACCCTCGAGGTCGCTGCCGACAACGACCGCGCGCGCTCGCTCTACGAGGACCTCGGGTTCGAGGTCGCCGCCCGTCATCCCGGCCGCTACGAGAGCGGCGACGGCCTCCGGATGACGCGCTCGCTCGGCCTGGCGTAG
- a CDS encoding DUF92 domain-containing protein: MNRTVRRAGAFALVGSLVLAVPVVGRVAVVIPAVVLAFTAAVESGPLFELFARPGDREEDRLYGLISFTLAATGLGILGFIAALPLEVFVGTVLLLVWGNLASELVKQRYPDPFAASAGFAAGGAVAFVPGAAFALVREGATVSLPELAFLGVAGAVMGALVRAALFERDDPLVLWSVALTLWFLNDLVVAPDPGEVALAVGVTVAFGYVSYYLETASVPGMLTGVLLGLLTIVLGGLEWFAVLIAFYGLGGLSTKFRYEEKAERGVAEDNDGARGSGNVLGNSAVALGAVVGYAAVGAGHVPLAEEVYLFAFVGSLATAMSDTLSSEVGAVYDEPRLVTTGARVEPGTDGAITWQGELAGLVGAALVAGVAFALFPAVDVAGAGVVFVAGFVGMTADSVLGATIEDTLVGNQGVNFLATLAGALVGGGLAVVALDVALSLP, from the coding sequence GTGAATCGGACCGTACGGCGAGCGGGTGCGTTCGCGCTCGTCGGATCGCTCGTACTCGCCGTCCCCGTCGTCGGCCGCGTCGCCGTCGTCATCCCGGCGGTGGTGCTCGCGTTCACGGCGGCCGTCGAGTCCGGCCCGCTCTTCGAGTTGTTCGCTCGCCCCGGCGACCGCGAGGAAGACCGGCTCTACGGCCTCATATCGTTCACGCTGGCCGCGACCGGCCTGGGCATCCTCGGGTTCATCGCCGCGCTCCCGCTGGAGGTGTTCGTCGGCACGGTCCTCCTGCTCGTGTGGGGGAACCTCGCGAGCGAACTCGTCAAGCAACGGTACCCGGACCCGTTCGCGGCGAGCGCCGGGTTCGCCGCCGGCGGCGCCGTCGCGTTCGTTCCCGGAGCGGCGTTCGCGCTCGTCCGCGAGGGTGCGACCGTCAGCCTCCCGGAACTGGCGTTCCTCGGCGTCGCCGGCGCGGTCATGGGCGCGCTCGTCCGCGCGGCGCTGTTCGAGCGCGACGACCCGCTCGTGCTCTGGTCGGTCGCGCTCACGCTCTGGTTCCTGAACGACCTCGTCGTCGCCCCCGACCCCGGCGAGGTCGCGCTCGCCGTCGGCGTCACCGTCGCCTTCGGGTACGTCTCGTACTACCTCGAGACTGCGAGCGTCCCCGGGATGCTCACGGGCGTCCTGCTCGGCCTCCTCACGATCGTCCTCGGCGGTCTGGAGTGGTTCGCGGTCCTCATCGCGTTCTACGGGCTCGGCGGGCTGTCGACGAAGTTCCGGTACGAGGAGAAGGCCGAGCGCGGCGTCGCGGAGGACAACGACGGCGCGCGCGGGAGCGGGAACGTCCTCGGGAACTCGGCGGTGGCGCTCGGCGCGGTCGTCGGGTACGCCGCGGTCGGCGCGGGCCACGTCCCGCTCGCGGAGGAGGTGTACCTGTTCGCGTTCGTCGGGTCGCTCGCGACCGCGATGAGCGACACGCTCTCGAGCGAGGTCGGTGCGGTGTACGACGAGCCGCGGCTCGTGACGACGGGCGCGCGCGTGGAACCGGGGACCGACGGCGCGATCACGTGGCAGGGGGAACTCGCCGGCCTCGTCGGTGCAGCACTCGTCGCGGGTGTGGCGTTCGCGCTGTTCCCGGCGGTGGACGTCGCGGGCGCGGGCGTGGTGTTCGTCGCGGGGTTCGTCGGGATGACCGCCGACAGCGTCCTGGGTGCGACGATCGAGGACACGCTGGTCGGGAACCAGGGCGTGAACTTCCTCGCGACGCTCGCGGGCGCGCTCGTCGGCGGCGGCCTCGCCGTCGTCGCGCTCGACGTCGCGCTCTCCCTGCCGTGA
- a CDS encoding universal stress protein, translated as MYDEVLVPTDGSDPASVAVDEAVALAATANARVHFLHVVDVGTEMSASAVGTIADDLTETLESVADDALDDAVAVAEEADVRYERETLEGVPHEAIEAYGREHDVDLIVVGTSGHSGLKEDLLGSTTDRVVQSADSSVLVARP; from the coding sequence ATGTACGACGAGGTCCTCGTGCCGACCGACGGTAGCGACCCGGCCTCCGTCGCGGTCGACGAGGCAGTGGCGCTCGCGGCGACCGCCAACGCGCGCGTGCACTTCCTGCACGTCGTCGACGTCGGGACGGAGATGTCGGCGTCGGCCGTCGGAACGATCGCGGACGACCTCACCGAGACGCTCGAGTCCGTGGCCGACGACGCGCTCGACGACGCGGTCGCGGTGGCCGAGGAGGCCGACGTTCGGTACGAACGAGAGACCCTCGAGGGCGTTCCGCACGAGGCGATCGAGGCGTACGGTCGCGAGCACGACGTCGACCTGATCGTCGTCGGAACGAGCGGCCACTCCGGACTGAAGGAGGACCTGCTCGGGAGTACGACCGACAGGGTCGTGCAGTCCGCGGACTCGTCCGTGCTCGTCGCCCGGCCGTAG
- the gcvT gene encoding glycine cleavage system aminomethyltransferase GcvT: protein MALETPPLRDRHAEAGAKFTEFGGWDMPVEFDGIRVEHEAVREHAGIFDVSHMSEIEVSGPDATRLMQRLTTNDVAALEAGDAQYATITDEAGDIIDDTVVYRLPERGDTADGVDEHADDADDGGASDSPSYLFVPNAGHADQMHERWTDYRDEFGLDATVRDATYDYGMFAVQGPDAVSHVTDAASESVADLSRFSATWMDVAGVECLVARTGYTGEDGVELVVPWADAETVWSAFAADRDVTRCGLGSRDTLRLEAGLLLSGQDFDHEENPRNPYEAGIGFTVKLDTEFVGRDALERAKEEGVDEKLVGFRLVERGVPRHGYDVTDTDDLVVGEVTSGTMSPTLGEPIGLAYVDTDYADPGTTLRVVVRGDSKRARVESLPFYER from the coding sequence ATGGCCCTGGAGACGCCGCCGTTGCGCGACCGTCACGCCGAGGCCGGCGCGAAGTTCACCGAGTTCGGCGGGTGGGACATGCCCGTCGAGTTCGATGGCATCCGCGTCGAGCACGAGGCCGTCCGGGAGCACGCGGGCATCTTCGACGTCTCGCACATGAGCGAGATCGAGGTGTCCGGACCGGACGCGACGCGGCTCATGCAGCGGTTGACGACGAACGACGTCGCCGCGCTCGAGGCCGGCGATGCACAGTACGCGACGATCACCGACGAGGCCGGGGACATCATCGACGACACCGTCGTCTACCGACTCCCCGAACGCGGCGATACTGCGGACGGCGTCGACGAGCACGCCGACGACGCGGACGACGGAGGTGCGAGCGATTCGCCGTCGTACCTGTTCGTACCGAACGCGGGGCACGCCGACCAGATGCACGAGCGCTGGACGGACTACCGCGACGAGTTCGGGCTGGACGCGACCGTTCGCGACGCGACGTACGACTACGGGATGTTCGCGGTCCAGGGGCCCGACGCAGTCTCGCACGTCACGGACGCGGCGAGCGAGTCGGTCGCGGACCTGTCGCGGTTCTCCGCGACGTGGATGGACGTCGCGGGCGTCGAGTGCCTCGTCGCACGAACCGGCTACACGGGCGAGGACGGCGTCGAACTCGTCGTTCCGTGGGCCGACGCGGAGACGGTGTGGTCGGCGTTCGCCGCGGACCGAGACGTGACGCGGTGCGGACTCGGTTCGCGCGACACGCTCCGCCTCGAAGCAGGACTCCTCCTCTCGGGGCAGGACTTCGACCACGAGGAGAACCCGCGGAACCCCTACGAGGCCGGCATCGGGTTCACGGTGAAGCTCGACACCGAGTTCGTCGGCCGGGACGCCCTCGAGCGAGCGAAGGAGGAGGGCGTCGACGAGAAGCTCGTCGGGTTCCGGCTCGTCGAGCGCGGCGTCCCACGGCACGGGTACGACGTCACCGACACCGACGACCTGGTCGTCGGCGAGGTGACCAGCGGCACGATGAGTCCGACGCTCGGCGAACCGATCGGACTGGCGTACGTCGACACCGACTACGCGGACCCGGGGACCACGCTACGCGTCGTGGTCCGCGGTGACTCGAAGCGAGCACGCGTCGAATCACTCCCCTTCTACGAACGATGA
- the gcvH gene encoding glycine cleavage system protein GcvH — translation MSFNIPDDRRYNESHEYAARDGDTVRVGISDFAQDELGDVVFVELPDVGDDVTHGEAFGVVESIKAVSDVYAPVSGEVTAVNEDLFDAPELVNDDPYGDGWMLEIEMEDESELDELLSADEYEAQVA, via the coding sequence ATGAGCTTCAACATTCCGGACGACCGACGGTACAACGAATCGCACGAGTACGCGGCCCGCGACGGCGACACGGTCCGCGTCGGCATCAGCGACTTCGCGCAGGACGAACTCGGCGACGTGGTGTTCGTCGAACTGCCCGACGTCGGCGACGACGTCACCCACGGCGAAGCGTTCGGCGTCGTCGAATCCATCAAGGCAGTCAGCGACGTGTACGCGCCCGTCAGCGGCGAGGTCACGGCCGTCAACGAGGACCTCTTCGACGCGCCCGAACTCGTCAACGACGACCCCTACGGCGACGGCTGGATGCTCGAGATCGAGATGGAAGACGAGAGCGAACTCGATGAACTCCTCAGCGCCGACGAGTACGAGGCGCAGGTCGCCTGA
- a CDS encoding ester cyclase — MVELIDNKEVVRRFAEEVINERDTDAAGEFLAEDIADSTPFGETSGRDAVVETMRTIWTAFPDFAVTLEEVIAEGETVAVRMIQRGTHDGPFMGIEPTGRSFEIEAMGFARLESGKVVERRANPDLLGLFQQLGIEELPATGA, encoded by the coding sequence GTGGTAGAATTAATCGATAACAAGGAAGTCGTTCGTCGGTTCGCAGAAGAAGTCATCAACGAGCGCGATACCGACGCGGCCGGCGAGTTTCTCGCCGAAGACATCGCCGACTCCACTCCGTTTGGGGAAACGTCCGGACGTGACGCCGTGGTCGAAACCATGCGGACGATCTGGACTGCGTTCCCCGACTTCGCTGTGACGCTCGAAGAAGTGATCGCGGAGGGCGAGACCGTCGCCGTTCGGATGATTCAGCGGGGGACACACGATGGGCCGTTCATGGGGATCGAGCCGACCGGACGGTCCTTCGAGATCGAGGCGATGGGGTTCGCCCGATTGGAGAGCGGGAAGGTCGTGGAACGTCGAGCGAACCCCGATCTGCTCGGACTGTTCCAGCAACTGGGTATCGAGGAGCTGCCCGCCACTGGAGCCTGA
- a CDS encoding nucleoside hydrolase, whose protein sequence is MGRRVLLDTDTAGDDTMGILLAALADGIDLEALTIVAGNVEFDHQVENAKHTLELAGKADDVPVYEGARSPLVKDHEHVDHIHGEGGLGGEIFPDTGVPSAEGFGPDAIVETAREHPGEVTLVCIGPLTNVALALRKEPELDRLLDEVWVMGGAVNTLGNDTPSAEYNFWVDPDAAKVVLDELDVTLVDWGLTVRQAMLEADELAVFEDADSEYAQFFTTITEHPREFSKERLGVDATTQPDSLTVACALDPDLVTDASTYHVDVDEREGITRGYSMVDELGITDGEPRTRVVEAIDATAFETMFSDMLLHGDPERSR, encoded by the coding sequence ATGGGACGCCGCGTACTCCTCGACACAGACACCGCGGGCGACGACACGATGGGCATCCTGCTGGCCGCGCTCGCGGACGGCATCGACCTCGAAGCGCTCACGATCGTGGCGGGGAACGTCGAGTTCGACCACCAGGTCGAGAACGCCAAGCACACGCTCGAACTCGCCGGGAAGGCCGACGACGTTCCCGTCTACGAGGGCGCGCGGTCGCCGCTCGTGAAGGACCACGAGCACGTCGACCACATCCACGGCGAGGGCGGCCTCGGCGGCGAGATCTTCCCGGACACTGGCGTCCCCTCGGCCGAGGGATTCGGCCCGGACGCCATCGTGGAGACCGCCCGCGAGCACCCGGGAGAGGTGACGCTCGTCTGCATCGGGCCGCTCACGAACGTCGCGCTCGCGCTCCGGAAGGAGCCCGAACTCGACCGCCTGCTGGACGAGGTGTGGGTGATGGGCGGCGCCGTGAACACGCTCGGGAACGACACCCCGAGCGCGGAGTACAACTTCTGGGTCGACCCCGACGCCGCGAAGGTCGTCCTCGACGAACTCGACGTCACGCTCGTCGACTGGGGCCTCACCGTCCGGCAGGCGATGCTCGAAGCCGACGAACTCGCCGTCTTCGAGGACGCAGACAGCGAGTACGCGCAATTTTTCACGACCATCACCGAGCACCCCCGCGAGTTCTCGAAGGAACGCCTCGGCGTCGACGCCACCACCCAGCCGGACTCGCTCACGGTCGCGTGCGCGCTCGACCCCGACCTCGTCACCGACGCCAGCACGTACCACGTCGACGTCGACGAACGCGAAGGCATCACGCGCGGCTACAGCATGGTCGACGAACTCGGAATCACCGACGGCGAACCCCGAACCAGGGTGGTCGAAGCCATCGACGCCACCGCGTTCGAGACGATGTTCAGCGACATGCTCCTGCACGGCGACCCCGAACGGTCGCGATGA
- a CDS encoding PfkB family carbohydrate kinase: MGRVASFGSVNVDHVRYCERAWLAAQAERYDWFPAAGETRKVESVPEAFAAAFDRTFLGGKGANQTVAAAAAGADAALFGAVGADANEHAVRERLAERDVDASAVESVDGPTGAAYVAVDEATGENHIAVLSGANGAVDAAYARRHADALAGADCVVLQNELPVEAVLGALDVLADRPNRPVVVFDPAPADENAARVLAHECVDATTPNAGEADRLDAALAAFDGTIVRTRGADGAAVDPGERGPWTGEAFTVPSPTVDAVDTTGAGDVFDGYLAAALAEDRPLRDAVTDAAVAAALSTTREGVQSAVPDRERVRQYRD; encoded by the coding sequence ATGGGCAGGGTCGCGAGCTTCGGGAGCGTGAACGTCGACCACGTCAGGTACTGCGAGCGCGCGTGGCTCGCGGCGCAGGCCGAGCGCTACGACTGGTTCCCGGCGGCGGGCGAGACGCGGAAGGTCGAGTCGGTCCCCGAGGCGTTCGCGGCCGCGTTCGACCGGACGTTCCTCGGCGGGAAGGGCGCCAACCAGACGGTCGCGGCGGCGGCCGCGGGCGCCGACGCCGCCCTGTTCGGGGCAGTGGGAGCGGACGCGAACGAGCACGCGGTCCGGGAGCGACTCGCGGAGCGCGACGTCGACGCGTCGGCCGTCGAGTCGGTCGACGGGCCGACGGGCGCGGCGTACGTCGCCGTGGACGAGGCGACCGGCGAGAACCACATCGCCGTCCTGTCGGGCGCGAACGGCGCGGTCGACGCCGCGTACGCCCGCCGGCACGCCGACGCGCTCGCCGGCGCGGACTGCGTGGTGCTCCAGAACGAGCTCCCCGTCGAAGCCGTCCTGGGCGCGCTCGACGTCCTCGCAGACCGTCCGAATCGGCCAGTTGTCGTGTTCGATCCCGCGCCCGCGGACGAGAACGCGGCGCGCGTGCTCGCTCACGAGTGCGTGGACGCGACGACGCCGAACGCGGGCGAAGCCGACCGCCTCGACGCGGCGCTCGCGGCGTTCGACGGCACGATCGTGCGGACGCGCGGCGCGGACGGCGCCGCCGTCGACCCCGGCGAGCGCGGCCCGTGGACCGGCGAGGCGTTCACGGTCCCGTCGCCGACCGTCGACGCGGTCGACACCACCGGCGCGGGCGACGTGTTCGACGGCTACCTGGCGGCGGCGCTCGCCGAGGACCGACCGCTCCGCGACGCAGTCACCGACGCCGCCGTCGCCGCCGCGCTATCGACCACGCGCGAGGGCGTGCAGTCCGCCGTCCCCGACCGCGAGCGCGTCCGCCAGTACCGCGACTGA
- the gcvPA gene encoding aminomethyl-transferring glycine dehydrogenase subunit GcvPA, translating into MNGRETAGTPYAPHGDAETRTMLDAVGVDSEEALFDIPEDVRFDGDFGIDSRTEREIRAEMADELARNRDLVELLGRGHYDYYVPSVVDHLADRSEFLTSYTQYQPEVTQGFLQALFEYQSLLVELTGLGIANCSMYDAATALGEAATLAERVRQTSGSRVLVPEHLADGRREVLANYVAGTDLVVESYAMDDGVADVDALGEAVDDETVMVYAETPTVRGCIEEDLDAVGDLADDADALFVLGSDPVALALLEEPASAGADVVVGSASALGLPQSYGMDLGLFACREDFVRQVPGRLVGASTDADGRRTYTLTLQTREQHIRRERATSNICTNQAWVALRAAMHATGLGADGLADLAKRDVADARDLADRVHDVRGVQAPVHDRHHLREFVAHTDQPAPAVVDDLADEGFAVHAIGEHHVQICTTGTTDAERDDFVDALAEVAR; encoded by the coding sequence ATGAACGGACGAGAGACCGCGGGAACGCCGTACGCGCCACACGGCGACGCGGAGACCCGGACGATGCTCGACGCGGTCGGCGTCGACTCCGAGGAGGCCCTGTTCGACATCCCCGAAGACGTCAGGTTCGACGGCGACTTCGGCATCGACTCGCGCACCGAGCGCGAGATTCGCGCGGAGATGGCCGACGAACTCGCGCGGAACCGCGACCTCGTCGAGTTGCTGGGTCGCGGCCACTACGACTACTACGTCCCGAGCGTCGTCGACCACCTCGCCGATCGCTCGGAGTTCCTGACGAGCTACACGCAGTACCAGCCGGAGGTCACGCAGGGGTTCCTGCAGGCGCTGTTCGAGTACCAGAGCCTCCTCGTCGAGCTGACGGGACTGGGGATCGCGAACTGCTCGATGTACGACGCCGCGACCGCACTCGGCGAGGCGGCGACGCTCGCCGAACGCGTCCGACAGACCAGTGGGTCGCGCGTGCTCGTCCCCGAGCACCTCGCCGACGGCCGCCGCGAGGTCCTCGCGAACTACGTCGCCGGCACCGACCTCGTCGTCGAGTCGTACGCGATGGACGACGGCGTCGCCGACGTCGACGCGCTCGGTGAGGCCGTCGACGACGAGACCGTGATGGTGTACGCAGAGACACCGACGGTACGGGGCTGCATCGAAGAGGACCTCGACGCCGTCGGCGACCTCGCCGACGACGCGGACGCGCTGTTCGTCCTCGGCAGCGACCCCGTGGCACTCGCGCTCCTCGAGGAACCGGCGAGCGCCGGCGCGGACGTCGTCGTCGGCTCCGCAAGCGCCCTCGGCCTCCCGCAGAGTTACGGGATGGACCTCGGGCTGTTCGCGTGCCGCGAAGACTTCGTCCGGCAGGTCCCCGGTCGACTCGTCGGCGCGAGCACGGACGCCGACGGCCGGCGGACGTACACGCTCACGCTCCAGACGCGCGAACAGCACATCCGCCGGGAGCGCGCGACGTCGAACATCTGCACGAACCAGGCGTGGGTCGCGCTCCGCGCGGCGATGCACGCCACCGGTCTCGGCGCGGACGGCCTCGCGGACCTCGCGAAGCGCGACGTCGCGGACGCCCGCGACCTCGCCGACCGCGTCCACGACGTCCGGGGCGTCCAGGCGCCCGTCCACGACCGCCACCACCTCCGGGAGTTCGTCGCGCACACCGACCAGCCCGCGCCCGCGGTCGTCGACGACCTCGCCGACGAAGGGTTCGCCGTGCACGCCATCGGCGAACACCACGTCCAGATCTGTACGACTGGCACGACAGACGCCGAACGCGACGACTTCGTCGACGCACTCGCGGAGGTGGCGCGATGA
- the gcvPB gene encoding aminomethyl-transferring glycine dehydrogenase subunit GcvPB: protein MSGDATDGEAPEGTDADRSDDGFHFDQARWSDGDRHEPLSSEKHTSEADYDDSPLPDDLTRDGLELPKLEEPELARHYTRLSEMNYGIDSGPYPLGSCTMKYNPKFTEDVAADPNGLVHPDRPVETVQGTLSVLHGLQDYLARIGGMDAVTLQPPAGAAGEFAGVLVADAYHEHNGDDRSEIIVPESAHGTNFASAALAGFDVVSLPGGDDGRVDLDALDAALSDDTALLMLTNPNTLGLFERDIEEIADMVHDAGGLLYYDGANLNALLGRGRPGDMGFDLMHYNVHKTFATPHGGGGPGAGPVGVTDELAPFLPDPQVVEAPDERSLSYEFETPEHSIGKVHGQYGNWLVLAKAYAYIARLGDDGLSDSSAKAVLNANYLASQIEYEVPYGPFHHEFVASAGDQDAADVAKRMLDYGVHPPTTKWPEIVSEALMTEPTEIEGKRTLDQLARAFNAVAGESDDTIESAPERTTAARIDQTEAARDLRLSWHALED, encoded by the coding sequence ATGAGCGGAGACGCCACCGACGGAGAGGCACCCGAAGGCACCGACGCGGACCGCTCGGACGACGGCTTCCACTTCGACCAGGCGCGGTGGAGCGACGGCGATCGCCACGAACCCCTGAGTTCCGAGAAGCACACGAGCGAGGCCGACTACGACGACAGCCCGCTCCCCGACGACCTCACCAGGGACGGCCTCGAACTCCCGAAGCTCGAGGAGCCGGAGCTCGCGCGTCACTACACGCGCCTCTCCGAGATGAACTACGGGATCGACAGCGGCCCGTACCCGCTGGGGTCGTGTACGATGAAGTACAACCCGAAGTTCACGGAGGACGTCGCCGCGGACCCGAACGGCCTCGTGCATCCCGACCGACCGGTCGAGACCGTGCAGGGGACTCTGTCCGTCCTCCACGGCCTCCAGGACTACCTCGCGCGCATCGGCGGGATGGACGCCGTGACGCTCCAGCCGCCAGCCGGCGCCGCCGGCGAGTTCGCGGGCGTCCTCGTCGCCGACGCGTACCACGAACACAACGGCGATGACCGCTCGGAGATCATCGTTCCCGAGAGCGCGCACGGCACGAACTTCGCGAGCGCCGCGCTCGCCGGGTTCGACGTCGTCTCGCTGCCCGGTGGCGACGACGGCCGCGTCGACCTCGACGCCCTCGACGCCGCATTGAGCGACGACACCGCACTCCTGATGCTCACGAACCCGAACACGCTCGGGCTGTTCGAGCGCGACATCGAGGAGATCGCGGACATGGTCCACGACGCCGGCGGGCTGCTGTATTACGACGGCGCGAACCTGAACGCGCTCCTCGGCCGCGGTCGCCCCGGCGACATGGGGTTCGACCTCATGCACTACAACGTCCACAAGACGTTCGCCACGCCCCACGGCGGCGGCGGCCCCGGCGCCGGCCCCGTCGGCGTGACCGACGAACTCGCGCCCTTCCTTCCCGACCCGCAGGTCGTCGAAGCGCCCGACGAGCGCTCGCTGTCCTACGAGTTCGAGACGCCCGAGCACTCCATCGGGAAAGTCCACGGCCAGTACGGGAACTGGCTCGTGCTCGCGAAGGCGTACGCGTACATCGCGCGCCTCGGCGACGACGGACTCAGCGACTCGAGCGCGAAAGCCGTCCTGAACGCGAACTACCTCGCGAGTCAGATCGAGTACGAAGTCCCATACGGCCCCTTCCACCACGAGTTCGTCGCCAGCGCCGGCGACCAGGACGCCGCCGACGTCGCCAAGCGCATGCTCGACTACGGCGTCCACCCGCCGACGACGAAGTGGCCCGAGATCGTGAGCGAAGCCCTGATGACCGAACCCACGGAGATCGAGGGCAAGCGCACGCTCGACCAGCTCGCGCGCGCGTTCAACGCTGTCGCCGGAGAGAGCGACGACACCATCGAGAGCGCGCCCGAACGGACGACTGCCGCCCGCATCGACCAGACCGAGGCCGCACGCGACCTCCGGCTCTCCTGGCACGCACTCGAGGACTGA
- a CDS encoding cob(I)yrinic acid a,c-diamide adenosyltransferase, with protein MKIYTGRGDEGMTDLRDMSRVSKTSPRIEAYGTVDELNALIGTVRPTGHDDVDEILRGVQNHLHVVQADFANPDPDEDDPQVEESHVEEVEAWIDEYEDELDPLESFILPTGSEKGSRLHHARTVCRRAERRAVEFAAGDPVNAEAIQYLNRLSDGLFTWARVVNKRDGAREDNPTY; from the coding sequence ATGAAGATCTACACCGGTCGTGGCGACGAGGGGATGACCGACCTGCGGGACATGAGCCGGGTGTCGAAGACGAGTCCGCGGATCGAGGCGTACGGGACCGTCGACGAGCTGAACGCACTCATCGGGACGGTGCGGCCGACGGGGCACGACGACGTCGACGAGATCCTCCGCGGCGTCCAGAACCACCTGCACGTCGTGCAGGCGGACTTCGCGAACCCGGACCCCGACGAAGACGACCCGCAGGTCGAGGAATCCCACGTCGAGGAGGTCGAGGCGTGGATCGACGAGTACGAGGACGAGCTCGATCCCCTGGAGTCGTTCATCCTCCCGACGGGGTCGGAGAAGGGCTCGCGGTTGCATCACGCGCGGACGGTGTGTCGGCGCGCGGAGCGCCGCGCGGTCGAGTTCGCCGCGGGCGACCCGGTGAACGCCGAGGCCATCCAGTACCTGAACCGGCTGTCGGACGGACTGTTCACGTGGGCGCGCGTGGTGAACAAGCGCGACGGCGCTCGCGAGGACAACCCGACGTACTGA